Proteins from a genomic interval of Spea bombifrons isolate aSpeBom1 chromosome 4, aSpeBom1.2.pri, whole genome shotgun sequence:
- the SWSAP1 gene encoding ATPase SWSAP1: MCCAVAMANALRRVFYELSDPSELSVSGAAGSPGPERATSAVTGPQEPDYVCSATCGPQGPPLLLLGPPNSGKTGLLFLAAVMAAEEGAGPVIFLSRDPLQRLPWGGRTARDPLTLKQIRFLYPPTLDELLRLLSSLHLTPPSPSLILLDGLDRYLTSACGPQDGALLSALLLDSASHLRCGLLVSAGCPAERADGAFLAVERYFPAQCQLYPEGVSDVEDRRYSVAFNPLCPEWMLHIPQDGSLRLASLKSQEGLSPGGRRADVASPAGVPV, from the exons ATGTGTTGCGCTGTTGCTATGGCTAATGCGCTGCGCAGGGTATTCTACGAGCTGAGTGACCCCAGCGAGCTGTCAGTTTCTGGAGCAGCTGGAAGTCCTGGCCCAGAGAGGGCAACCTCTGCGGTTACTGGCCCTCAGGAGCCCGATTATGTTTGTTCCGCAACCTGTGGCCCCCAGGGGCCGCCACTGTTACTCCTTGGACCTCCAAATTCCGGGAAGACGGGGCTCCTGTTCCTGGCCGCGGTGATGGCAGCTGAAGAGGGAGCGGGGCCTGTGATTTTCCTCTCCAGGGACCCTCTTCAGAGACTGCCTTGGGGAGGGAGGACGGCAAGAGACCCACTCACACTCAAG cAAATCCGCTTTTTATACCCCCCCACTCTGGACGAGCTCCTGAGACTCCTGTCGTCCCTCCACCTCACCCCCCCGTCTCCTTCCCTCATCCTCCTGGACGGCTTGGATAGATACCTGACTTCCGCTTGTGGCCCCCAGGACGGGGCTCTCCTGTCCGCTCTTCTGCTGGACTCTGCTTCTCACCTCCGCTGCGGTCTCTTGGTGTCCGCGGGCTGTCCCGCTGAGCGAGCCGATGGGGCGTTCCTGGCCGTGGAGAGGTACTTCCCGGCCCAGTGCCAGCTGTACCCTGAAGGGGTATCGGACGTGGAGGACAGGAGGTATAGTGTGGCCTTTAACCCCCTGTGCCCCGAATGGATGTTGCATATACCACAGGATGGATCTCTTAGACTCGCCTCTTTAAAGTCCCAGGAGGGATTATCACCGGGAGGTCGCCGAGCGGACGTCGCCAGTCCAGCTGGAGTTCCAGTTTAA
- the EPOR gene encoding erythropoietin receptor: protein MSVRRTRMSRDLSRLLLIFLLVLRGSLSKEIQTPQFLRRVYEVIHVNSTAPYCFTTTGSELVCFWQSSEKENSSYTFEYQSQDQPRKSCALTTEADPEDTWWYICNFPALDVFSFEPINITLTRHHHDELTLYQKVFYTNDLVFLEPPRNVTVTEKTFGGYLVSWEPPSMSFEDSIKFEVKYSSSEEDTHTESVDKGLSVLLMDLKALTQYTVYVRARLDGISYSGYWSEWTPPVIIETSIDPLQIMLYVFGSLLLVTIPLLLILKYISVIKHKVWPQIPTPDSHFRDLYTIHKGNFKLWLGQADFYRVWTSRHTFYDDPYSALEILSELSSTVTSPRSSVQLPAKDNYVILNEKIVPHLSARVAMGRHQTAWMEPQRRNFNHFNDQFEEHGPEETSKREARLVAYDSLETQSTELSQEEPGFEEAPILKIGHGESYGHENDFLEAPQIEDDWQNSDVNHLRSKEGKHSPASSFEYTVVETCEGLLSPKPRPPRPPCPPCPPPPSSLSLKYAYLLMSGSGEESRPPSPNIYQNDHLLHQVYSQC from the exons ATGAGTGTACGCAGAACCAGGATGTCCAGGGACCTGTCCAGGCTGCTCCTAATCTTCCTGCTGGTCCTCCGAGGAAGTTTATCCAAAGAAATACAGACCCCGCAGTTTCTTCGCAGAG TGTATGAGGTCATCCACGTGAATTCCACTGCCCCGTACTGCTTCACAACGACTGGATCAGAACTGGTTTGCTTCTGGCAGAGCAGCGAAAAGGAAAACTCCAGCTATACCTTTGAATATCAGTCCCA AGATCAACCCAGAAAGTCGTGCGCTCTGACGACAGAGGCGGACCCTGAAGATACCTGGTGGTACATTTGCAACTTCCCAGCCCTTGACGTGTTCTCCTTTGAGCCCATCAACATCACGCTGACCCGGCATCACCACGATGAGCTCACTCTGTACCAGAAAGTGTTCTACACCAACGATCTCG TTTTCTTGGAACCTCCCCGAAacgtgacagtgacagagaagACTTTTGGAGGCTATCTGGTATCCTGGGAACCTCCATCCATGAGCTTTGAAGACAGCATCAAGTTTGAAGTAAAGTACTCCTCTTCAGAAGAAGACACGCACACG GAGTCGGTGGATAAGGGGCTCAGTGTCCTCCTGATGGACCTTAAAGCTCTCACACAGTACACGGTCTATGTAAGAGCCAGACTGGACGGCATATCGTACAGCGGATACTGGAGTGAATGGACACCCCCCGTTATCATCGAGACAAGCATTG ATCCTCTTCAAATCATGCTGTATGTCTTTGGCTCCCTCCTGCTGGTTACCATACCCCTTCTGCTGATACTGAAATATATCAG cgTCATCAAGCACAAAGTTTGGCCACAGATCCCAACTCCTGACAGTCACTTTCGAGATCTCTACACCATCCATAAGGGGAATTTTAAG CTATGGCTTGGGCAAGCCGACTTCTACCGGGTTTGGACTTCCAGGCATACGTTCTATGACGACCCATATTCTGCTTTGGAGATACTATCTGAGCTTTCATCCACGGTAACATCGCCAAGATCCTCTGTCCAGCTGCCTGCCAAGGATAATTACGTGATATTGAATGAGAAAATTGTACCTCATCTCTCAGCAAGGGTGGCAATGGGGAGACACCAGACCGCGTGGATGGAACCGCAGAGAAGGAACTTCAATCATTTTAATGACCAATTTGAGGAACATGGCCCTGAGGAGACTTCAAAGAGGGAGGCCAGACTGGTAGCTTATGACTCATTGGAGACCCAGAGTACAGAGCTGAGCCAAGAAGAACCTGGCTTCGAAGAAGCTCCCATTCTGAAGATCGGTCATGGTGAAAGTTATGGACATGAGAATGACTTTTTGGAGGCTCCACAGATAGAAGATGACTGGCAAAACTCCGATGTCAACCACCTGCGTTCTAAGGAGGGGAAGCATAGTCCAGCCTCTAGCTTTGAGTACACTGTTGTGGAGACATGCGAGGGCCTCCTATCTCCCAAGCCACGTCCTCCACGTCCACCATGTCCACCATGTCCGCCACctccttcttctctctctttgaaATACGCGTATCTTCTCATGTCTGGCTCTGGAGAGGAAAGTCGTCCCCCATCCCCTAATATTTACCAGAACGACCATCTTCTCCACCAGGTGTACTCACAGTGCTAA
- the PLPPR2 gene encoding phospholipid phosphatase-related protein type 2, with protein MPAGPAGGRCASHMAAHEAEIKSSASIIPCFLFVELVLMAGTVILSYHFEYTDTFPVHSQGFFCYDTSLSKPYPGPESTSQAPPRLLYPLITVLPILTILLGEVSSVLINPRWRSKERVISCGDCCFFNPLLRRVVRILGLFCFGLFCTVIFAGAVQTVTGNQTPHFLTVCRPNYTALGCVSHVQYVSSPHACTGDPDLVTEARKAFPSKPAALGAYAAVYTTMYITLVLRVKGSRLVKPSLCLALLSPSWLLSVLRVAEYRNHWRDVLAGTITGSAIAVFLVTCVLNNFGSSESKCVEEERPPDELDENIAPELHPPKTHHEKVSKMYLQMSPDPPPCLVPVTPDVLIPSNCMTSQV; from the exons ATGCCTGCAG GTCCAGCTGGAGGACGTTGTGCGTCACACATGGCTGCCCATGAGGCAGAGATAAAGAGCAGCGCCTCTATCATCCCATGTTTCCTGTTTGTAGAG CTGGTTCTCATGGCTGGTACCGTGATCCTCTCGTACCACTTTGAATACACCGACACGTTCCCCGTCCACTCCCAGGGATTCTTCTGCTACGATACATCTCTGTCCAAGCCTTATCCAGGACCTGAGAGCACCAGCCAGGCACCACCGCGTCTCTTATATCCGCTGATCACTGTGCTGCCCATCCTCACG ATCCTCCTTGGAGAAGTCTCCTCCGTCCTGATAAATCCAAGATGGCGGAGCAAAGAGAGAGTGATCTCCTGCGGGGACTGCTGCTTCTTCAACCCTTTACTGCGACGTGTGGTCAGGATCCTAG GTCTCTTTTGTTTTGGGCTCTTCTGCACGGTCATTTTTGCTGGTGCCGTCCAGACGGTCACTGGTAACCAGACCCCCCACTTCCTAACGGTGTGCCGTCCAAACTACACGGCTCTGGGCTGCGTGTCGCATGTTCAGTACGTGTCATCGCCACACGCCTGCACGGGTGACCCTGACCTTGTTACCGAGGCTCGGAAAGCCTTCCCATCAAAACCCGCAGCTCTGGGGGCATACGCAGCGGTTTACACTACG ATGTACATCACTCTGGTTCTGCGGGTGAAGGGTTCCAGGCTGGTGAAGCCCTCCCTGTGTCTGgctctcctctctccctcctggCTTCTGTCCGTCCTCCGCGTGGCTGAATATCGGAACCACTGGAGAGACGTGCTTGCCGGCACCATCACCGGATCGGCCATTGCAGTCTTCCTG GTGACTTGTGTTTTGAATAATTTCGGGAGCTCAGAATCCAAGTGTGTCGAGGAAGAGCGGCCCCCAGACGAATTAGATGAAAATATCGCTCCGGAGCTGCACCCGCCCAAAACACACCATGAAAA GGTCTCCAAGATGTACCTCCAGATGTCACCTGATCCACCGCCGTGCCTTGTTCCTGTGACTCCTGACGTCTTAATACCCTCCAACTGTATGACCAGCCAAGTGTAA
- the TMEM205 gene encoding transmembrane protein 205: MVAEGEPGSLVKVGYLLILSTSWGMQFWMTFIAGFVLIRGVPRHTFGLVQSKLFPFYGHAVLLCSFLNLAVYAAYHPRDLLSPSESVQISLFFGSLILSALNARWFSPATSKSMFKMQAIEREHGLGGEVGLKANAEGYKLLREQDPKYQALRKRFMRYHGISSLCNLVCLLCNGANLVYTALLLPTL; the protein is encoded by the exons ATGGTGGCGGAAGGCGAGCCGGGGAGCCTCGTGAAGGTCGGGTATCTCCTGATTCTCTCCACGTCCTGGGGCATGCAGTTCTGGATGACTTTTATAGCGG GATTCGTGCTGATTAGGGGGGTGCCCCGGCACACCTTTGGCTTAGTACAGAGTAAGCTGTTCCCGTTTTACGGCCATGCCGTCCTGTTGTGCTCCTTCTTGAACCTGGCGGTGTATGCGGCTTACCATCCCCGTGACCTGCTGTCACCCAGCGAGAGTGTACAG ATTTCGCTCTTCTTTGGTTCCCTCATTTTATCTGCCCTGAACGCTCGCTGGTTCTCTCCGGCCACGTCCAAGTCCATGTTTAAGATGCAGGCTATTGAACGAGAGCACGGCCTCGGAGGAGAAGTAGGGCTAAAGGCCAACGCGGAAGGTTATAAGCTTCTCCGAGAGCAGGATCCCAAATACCAGGCCCTGCGGAAGCGTTTTATGCGTTACCATGGAATCTCGTCGCTCTGCAATCTCGTGTGTCTGCTCTGCAACGGAGCCAACCTGGTCTACACGGCTCTGCTGCTGCCCACCCTGTAG